One Xiphophorus maculatus strain JP 163 A chromosome 10, X_maculatus-5.0-male, whole genome shotgun sequence genomic region harbors:
- the LOC102232669 gene encoding fibroblast growth factor 21-like, which translates to MFLFPIKRPSCPFPFLFLILSLPFFSSSFYIPESNPIFAFRNQLREVHLYTENHRRGLYVEIHLDGRVTGSDAQSPYSVLQIKSVKPGHVVIKGQTSSLFLCMDDSGNLRGQTTYDEADCSFRELLLADGYTRFLNSQHGVPLSLASRNSPDRHSVPFTRFLPLRNTLTVSEESTKTQRDFNLDSDDLLGMGQNVVVSPQLFVD; encoded by the exons atgtttttgtttccaattAAACGCCCTTCCTGCCCGTTCCCCTTCCTTTTCTTAATCCTCTCTCTTCCCTTTTTCTCTTCCTCGTTTTACATCCCAGAATCCAACCCAATCTTTGCCTTCAGGAATCAGCTCAGAGAGGTGCATCTCTACACAG aaaatcACAGACGGGGTTTGTATGTGGAGATACATCTGGATGGGAGAGTGACTGGAAGTGATGCTCAGAGTCCTTATA GTGTGTTGCAGATAAAGTCTGTTAAACCGGGTCATGTGGTCATAAAGGGACAGACATCGTCCCTGTTCCTCTGCATGGACGACTCCGGGAATCTAAGAGGACAG ACAACCTATGACGAGGCTGACTGCTCCTTCAGGGAACTGCTGCTGGCCGATGGCTACACCCGTTTCCTGAACTCACAACATGGCGTTCCTTTATCACTGGCATCCAGAAACTCTCCAGATCGACACTCCGTTCCTTTCACAAGATTTTTACCTCTCAGGAATACTTTAACGGTTTCAGAAGAATCAACAAAAACTCAGAGGGACTTCAACCTGGACTCGGACGACCTTCTCGGGATGGGACAGAACGTGGTGGTTAGTCCTCAGCTGTTCGTGGACTAA
- the LOC102232405 gene encoding potassium voltage-gated channel subfamily A member 7-like: MDSGDPEAFEEGDRGNEGNTEKDKHLKNQLNTEEKGEKENKGDENEKKKERRRSGGLWRSGWALSERLAINVSGMRYETQLRTLAQFPNSMLGDPKRRARYFDPLRNELFLDRNRACFDAILYFYQSGGRLRRPGNIPLDIFMDELMFYELGEDIVNRFKEDEGFPKEEERPLPSNEIQRKLWMLFEHPESSSGARIIAIISVMVIVLSILIFCLETLPDFKKEEYHSQGRNSSENMPPPPSIFTDPFFMVETLCICWFSFELIMRFSSAPSKIHFFKDVMNIIDFSAILPYFVTLGTELAKDDDSSPTTSLAIVRVIRLVRVFRIFKLSRHSKGLQILGQTLRASMRELGLLIFFLFIGVIIFSSAVYFAEADHHTTDFVSIPHGFWWAVVTMTTVGYGDMYPATVWGKMVGSMCAIAGVLTISLPVPVIVSNFSYFYHRETECEDHTEYNHVQTSLWEDEEPEGEETEDGDRYQDPEFYPTEGICNPLNGTLLGGLCTGQMAEYTGGNMYLREPLVTQV, from the exons ATGGATAGTGGAGATCCAGAGGCATTCGAAGAAGGAGACAGAGGGAACGAGGGGAACACGGAAAAGGACAAGCATCTGAAGAACCAACTCAACACCGAGGagaagggagagaaagagaacaaaGGGGATGAGAACGAGAAGAAGAAAGAGCGGCGGCGTTCGGGGGGTCTGTGGAGGAGCGGATGGGCTCTGAGTGAAAGACTGGCCATCAACGTTTCAGGAATGCGCTACGAAACCCAGCTTCGCACCTTAGCCCAGTTCCCCAACTCCATGCTCGGGGATCCCAAGCGGAGAGCCCGGTACTTTGACCCGCTTCGCAACGAGCTCTTCCTGGACCGTAACCGCGCCTGCTTTGATGCCATCCTGTACTTCTACCAGTCCGGGGGTCGGCTCCGCAGGCCCGGCAACATCCCCCTGGACATCTTCATGGACGAGCTGATGTTTTACGAGCTCGGAGAGGACATCGTGAACCGCTTCAAGGAGGACGAGGGTTTCCCTAAAGAGGAAGAGCGGCCCCTGCCATCCAATGAGATCCAGCGAAAATTGTGGATGTTGTTTGAGCACCCTGAATCCTCGTCTGGGGCCCGTATTATTGCCATCATCAGTGTGATGGTGATAGTGCTGTCCATTCTCATCTTCTGCCTGGAAACGCTGCCTGACTTCAAGAAAGAG GAATACCACTCCCAGGGGAGGAACTCTTCAGAGAACATGCCTCCTCCTCCAAGCATTTTCACCGACCCCTTCTTCATGGTGGAAACTTTGTGCATATGCTGGTTTTCTTTTGAGCTCATCATGCGATTCTCAAGCGCTCCCAGCAAGATCCACTTCTTTAAGGATGTCATGAACATCATTGATTTCAGCGCCATCCTTCCTTACTTTGTCACCCTGGGAACAGAGCTGGCCAAAGACGATGACTCGTCTCCGACCACATCCTTGGCCATCGTCAGAGTCATCCGGTTGGTGAGGGTCTTCAGAATCTTCAAGCTGTCTCGGCATTCCAAGGGCCTTCAGATCCTCGGTCAGACGCTACGGGCAAGCATGCGTGAGCTCGGCCTGCTCATCTTCTTCCTGTTTATTGGGGTCATCATCTTCTCCAGCGCCGTCTACTTTGCGGAAGCTGACCACCACACCACAGATTTTGTCAGCATACCGCATGGCTTTTGGTGGGCAGTTGTCACAATGACCACAGTGGGATACGGTGACATGTACCCTGCGACTGTTTGGGGTAAAATGGTTGGCTCCATGTGCGCCATTGCTGGTGTTCTGACCATCTCTCTGCCTGTGCCCGTCATTGTGTCCAACTTCAGCTACTTCTACCACCGAGAGACTGAATGTGAAGATCATACTGAGTACAATCATGTGCAGACATCCCTGTGGGAGGATGAGGAGCCTGAAGGAGAGGAGACTGAGGATGGGGATAGGTATCAAGATCCAGAATTTTATCCCACTGAAGGAATCTGCAACCCTCTCAACGGGACTTTACTTGGCGGACTATGTACTGGCCAGATGGCAGAGTACACAGGAGGTAACATGTATCTGAGAGAACCACTAGTTACACAAGTTTAG